The DNA sequence aaaaaaattataaaaatttgttaATTACCATTTaattggatacatccatctaTATTGAACATGGCCTACAAGAGCTGCTTCATCTACCAAGTGAACTGGAAAGTGcaccattatataaaaaaatgcatAAGGGAATATTGTTTCAAGTTGACATAATGTCAAGGCAATTCTTGAATTCAATTGCTTGAATCCTTCCTCAGACTCCTTCTTACTACACAACTGCTTGAAAATTGAACTCAACTTTAATaatactgttgatgcacaaaaccggaaggtcttggaacaacgtaaatccgaccgtgaatctgcaagaaagtaaagaacacaagatgtatcgtggttcaccccaatgtttgggctacgtccacactgatgttgatattgtttcactctgaatggtgaatatacaaaaaggctagaggcagtgtgctctctagcctattttctgtgtgtgctctctagcctattttctgtgtgtGCCCTCTTtgagatgttttctctcttcccatggcctaaaccttcacctcccctaatgaggagagtgaggagtccttttatacatatttgccccttcatttattacataataacATTttagtcccccgagtatttatacgagatctaaatacggaggccctaaatatggtacaaacagtagtcccccaagtcttcagtcaagagagtcttttggctggagacttgaaattcagtccatgtgtgggccgaagtaactagatgtcgtctagaactgatactcgatataaggcggtgctcaatgtgaaatgatgctcaattaggagtagcacacgttgcgaggctgctcggcttgtggcttatgttgccttggttagctcagcttgtggcattgaaggtgagggagtaccttttatagaataagggttcgttcctcaatacgtaaatgatgggctagagttgatgctcgcggcgaggcggttgctcagcgggtggtgatgctctctaatgatggtgaaagagtcctttttatagaataagagctcccttctcaatacataaatgatgggctaagagtctcTCTCTAATGACGGTGAGGGtgtccattttataaaataatggtTCACTCCTCAATAGATGAATAATGGgttctctctaatgaaagtgagggagtcccttttatagaataagggttcgctcctcaatacataaataatgggctaagtcccccaagtatttttcatgaggctcagttgtggaagcccaatatatggtacatagtgtagtcccccaagtcttcagtcaatagagtttattggctggagacttcaaattcaatccatgtatgggtcgaagtggcggttgttcggaggcggtctttgtataccatgcactgaagctttgtaggtgaagctttgaaagtgaagctttgaagctggagcttttgtaaatgaagctttgaagtcggagttttgtaaatgaagctttcgaagctggagctttgtaaatgaagctttcgaagctagagctctataaatgaagcttttgaagctagagctatgtaaatgaagctttcgaagctaaagctctataaatgaagctttcgaagctagagttcagtaaatgaagctttcgaagctaattGACaggagtgatactcatgaatgtttatgttgattgacatgagtgatgctcatggatattGACATGattgatgcttatgaatgttgacatgagtgatgctcatgaatgtttatgtatgattgacatgagtgatgctcatgtatgatggtgattatcatgagtgatgctcatgtatgattttttGGATGGCGGGttatacttttgatcacctggttggtgataataacggcaggctgctgaataattttggagtactggacgtacttttgatcacctagttggtgataatagcggcaggctgccgaataattttggagtactggacgtacttttgatcacctggttgatgataagcaagtgggtgtccggtcagacaagagatcaccatgagcacgtggctcatcagtctataagttggtggacttctttaatcagcaacaatgttgattaatggatctagttgctcaataattcctgacaataaatgacagtataagtacgaccgtataataaataaatcaaatagacaaagtttgtcaaggcaaaatattgtattatgtgccttttgtgaataaatgatttattttgttgtgtgataaatgacatgttgcataaatcaacaatatattaggtattgcctaaatgtgtgtgtatatatatataatcatgaataaatgatttattcagttgtttgataaatgacatgctgcataaatcaacaatatattaagtattgcctaaatgtgtgtgtgtatatatataatcatgaataaatgatttattcagttgtttgataaatgacatgctgcataaatcaacaatatattaggtattgcctaaatgtgtgtgtgtgtgtatatatatatatatataatcatgaataaatgatttattcagttGTTTAATAAATGACATGCTgcataaatcaacaatatattaggtattgcctaaatgtgtgtgtgtatatatatataatcatgaataaatgatttattcagttgtttgataaatcacatgttgtataaATCAATAACGTGGTAGTAATCATGTGATATcagaaataataattatattatttaatcataagtcatcatgacataaaaataataaaattattattttataattagttATCATgacacaaataaaataataagatattaaATAAACAATGATATTGAGAAAACATAATGATGAGATATTAAAGGAGAGCATCTTATCTTTTGCAGAAGTTGGTGGGTTTTCAGTGGGATAGTGGATCACCGTTGTCCAGATCCATATTCAGCGAATCTGTTCACGACTTCCCATTCGTCATCTTATACATCACCAGtggctgcttttttttttttttttttaaacttccttttttttattcccaGTTGGGAGAAGGAGTAGGTTAGAGTCAGCAGAGCCTGGGTCATGTTTTGGTCCTTCAATCTTGGCACAACCGTAGCCGTCTCCATACTCATCCTTCCTCAAACAAGACAAGCAGCTCAACTGCTATGCGTATTACCAGAAGCAAGATCgagggggacttagcccattatttatgagGTGTTTGAAAACCTGAGAGACCTcgcctttcttttttcttcttcctgagGATCAGTTTTAGCATCTAGTTTAGCATTAGGAGCAAACCGAGCAAGACGAGCCATCTTCTTTGCATCCTCATCACCCACCACAGTAGGGCCAGGAAGCCTAAACCTCTTTGCTCTAGCCTTCCTCTTCAAGTCCTCTATTTTTTTAGATGCTTCGGATTAGTGTGATGTAGTAACAGTACCAAACCTCTAAGCGCGAAAGTTGCGCTTCTCTTTTTCTGTGAGATGCACGGATATCCCAAACCGCTCGGCACAGCGCATATTTTTCTTAATGCCGGTAGCCAGAACAGCTGCGTAACCAGTGGTAGAGTCAGTCTTAGGGTCATCAGAGTCAACCTTAGACCTGTTTTCTTTGGAGTCAACCTCGGACGACAGAGGTGGATTGGAGGGAGTGTCAGTGGATGGATTATCCGATCGATCCGTAATTTTGGCGGTGGGTGGGGCTGAGGAGGATTCTAGGGTTTTCTTTGGAGCTTCTAAGGTGGTGATGGGGTCATTGAGCTTCTGTGTGTTGGTGGCCATCAGAGAATTGGAGGTCGGGGAATTGGAATCGAAGACTGCGTAAGAAGTGCAGCAAAgaaggttagagagagagagatgagccaGGGCTTGACGTTTCGGTTGAGGTGGCTTGGTGGTGTCTCCTATGCATCTGTAGATTCTGGTTTCTCTGAAATCCCTGGTTGCAGATTGAGTACGATCTCgggttgtgcagattcacgggggatattgtggtgaggtttcacagtggtgagatgaaaaaatgaaagagagccgacatagcttttcgtatcgattcccacagacggcgccaaatgttgatgcacaaaactgggaggtattggaacaacgtaaatccgaccatgaatctgcaagaaagtaaagaacacaagatgtatcgtggttcaccccaatgtttgggttacgtccacactgatgttgatattgtttcactctgattggtgaatatacaagaagtctagaggcagtgtgctctttAGCCTATGTTCTGTGTTTGCCCTCTCtgagatgttttctctcttcttatGGCCTAAACCTTCACCtgccctaatgaggagagtgaggaatccttttatagaataagcgctcctcacttattacatatttgccctttcatttattacataattacatttgagtcccccgagtatttatacgaggtctaaatacggaggctctaaatatggtacaaacaaataccATAGTAACAGCTTTAGGCAAAACTGGACGTATTGCAAGTAGGAGAAACTACTGCATTAAAACATGGCAATTGTGACTTTTCAACCCATGTATTTTTTGTTCATTCACATGTACACATCGCgacaaatttgatgaatatcCATCGGGGACCCGAATAGTAGACAACACTTTGCAAAAtgcagttttttttcttcttttttcaacaTGAACAATGCTGGATGTCGAAATGTTCTATTTCGTTCTCTACGTGGGTGTTGACTACGTCTTATGTTCAAGACTTCAACATCTGCAAGTGCAGTCAATccatctttagacttttctatatCTAGTAATGTTCCCACCATTGTGTCACATATATTCTTCTCGATATGCATAATATCAAGATTGTGTCTAATCAACAGATGCCTTCAATAAggtagttcataaaaaatagatTTCTTCTTCTACTAACTATTACTACTTCTACGGCTTgaagttcttcttcttcgttgccCAACTGAAGCAACTTTGTTTGGCTTTCCAAAAGTAAATCTCAATGTTGAAAGTTCTTCAGGACATTGTAAACCAGTCAACTGCCTTGGTGCACTACGATGCTCTCGCCGACCATTAAAAGTAGTGATTTGCCTTCGAAACCTATGATTATCTGCAAGAAAGCATTGATGCCCAAAATAACAAATCTTACGACTCGCCGAcaagtatcatgtatgcaatgtGGACAGGCTTTATAGCCATGTGTACTCCATCCTGACAACATTCCATAAACCGGAAAATCACTTATGGTCCATAAGACGGCAGCCTTCATCATAAAATTTTGGTTGAAATACGCAACATAGGTGGGAGTGCCCACTTCCCACAACTCATTCAACTCGTCAATCAATGGATGCATGTACACATCAATCTCTTTACCAGGACTGCATGGTCCTGGTATTAACagagacaacaacaaattcgGTTGCTTCATACACATTCAGGGTGGCAAATTGTAAACAGAAAGCACCACAGGCCATGTGCTATGATCATGCCTCATTTTTCCCAAAaggattaaatccatcactggcAAGCCCTAGTCGGACATTTCGAATTTTTGACACAAACTCTGGATGTAAATTATCCAAATGCTTACATGTTAGAGAATCTGAAAGATGCCTCATAAACTCATCCTTAAGACATTTAGTTGCGTGCCACCTCATATGTTTAGCTGTATGTTtcgacataaaaaaaaaacctttgcaATCACacttttaaaggaaaataccaCATAACCTTAGTTACGATTTTTTTTCCTCGAGCTATCATTTGCGTTGGTAATTTTATATCTGATTTATCACAAACCGAGCACACATTTAGCTCCGAAAGTGTATTTCCAATAGATCATGCAATCATTAGGACATGTATCAATCTTCACATATGTCATACCCAAGtcatttataagttttttttgcCTTATAACAAGAATCAGGCAAATAATCCCCTTCAGGCAACATTCTTTTAATTAACTCGAGTAAAGTGGTGAAGATCCCGTTTGGCATTCTCACTAAACACTTGATCTGATACTGTCTTAGAACCGCTTCCAATTTCTTAAACTCCTTACAACCTGGTCACAAATCTTGATCTACTTGTTTAAGCAACCTAAAAAAAGTCTCAACCTTTTCTGGCTGCACTTCCCCAATAGGGGGTTCAGTAGACGGCCTAACACCTTCTTCTGTTAATGGTTGGACAAATACATCATTAAGAAAATCATGCATACTAGTCACCTCATctcttgtttcttcttctccaattgCCACATTTTGCTCTCCAAGCTCACCAATATCGATTACAACGTCTTTTGCAAGGACATCTAAACTTATTGAGGCCGACACCATTTGTAACCGtttgatccaaaaacaaattaattcctGCTGCATACGCTTCAAAATTTTGAGGCATTGTCAACCAACTCTTGTCCATGTTTTTCCACTTTACGAGGCAAAATATTACGTTGA is a window from the Malus domestica chromosome 16, GDT2T_hap1 genome containing:
- the LOC103435594 gene encoding protein MODIFIER OF SNC1 11-like, producing MATNTQKLNDPITTLEAPKKTLESSSAPPTAKITDRSDNPSTDTPSNPPLSSEVDSKENRSKVDSDDPKTDSTTGYAAVLATGIKKNMRCAERFGISVHLTEKEKRNFRA